The proteins below are encoded in one region of Sander vitreus isolate 19-12246 chromosome 24, sanVit1, whole genome shotgun sequence:
- the LOC144512718 gene encoding protein jagunal homolog 1-B produces MASRAGPRAAGTDGSDFQHRERVAAHYQMSVALKSEIRKLNIVHVLIWVLMAAQVTVSQLSLVSHKVVASPYQWEYPYLLSIIPSVFSFLALPRNNISYLVISMISAGLFCVAPLIYGSMEMFPVAQQLYRHGKAYRFIFGFSAVTVMYLVIVIAVQVHGWQIYYSKKLLDQWFTSTQEKKKK; encoded by the exons ATGGCTTCTCGAGCAGGTCCGAGAGCAGCAGGCACAGATGGTAGTGACTTTCAGCACCGGGAGCGGGTTGCCGCACACTACCAGATGAG CGTTGCCCTGAAGTCTGAAATCCGTAAACTCAACATTGTTCATGTGTTGATCTGGGTGCTAATGGCAGCTCAG GTGACAGTCAGCCAGCTGAGCCTGGTGTCGCACAAGGTTGTTGCCTCTCCATACCAGTGGGAGTACCCGTACCTCCTGAGCATAATTCCCTCAGTCTTCAGCTTCTTGGCGTTGCCCCGCAACAACATCAGCTACTTGGTCATCTCCATGATCAGTGCCGGGCTCTTCTGCGTGGCCCCGCTGATCTATGGCAGCATGGAAATGTTCCCCGTGGCACAGCAGCTCTATCGGCACGGCAAAGCCTACCGATTCATCTTTGGCTTCTCTGCCGTGACGGTTATGTACCTGGTGATCGTCATCGCTGTGCAGGTGCACGGCTGGCAGATCTACTACAGCAAGAAGCTGCTCGACCAGTGGTTCACCAGCAcacaggagaagaagaagaaatga
- the nfkbiz gene encoding NF-kappa-B inhibitor zeta isoform X1 — MTSLNMLNSRGYDTRGSEILPMLTNFNQNNDGFLITDPRPPEYVHTVHKKTVKELLMMRRQKLNCSQDDNNFVHTFKCAKSEAFPNDLSPHLLGPSGPVNSNIMNNVPHASPENGHIAPQEHLQNLPLQGQVALTAEVKMTLFHWQVQRETQRLERVSPELLNMQDADGDTCLHIAVAQGRRPLAYGLATKMAQCGSLDTKEHNGQTALQIAAATNQQFIVQDLLAHGAQINTRDVWGRSPLHVCAEKGHFSSLQSIWRTLMGTGQPIDIEMFNYDGLTPLHAAVLSHNAVVKDMRSLVKICSFMAKELEQRSQKYVECIKTLLLMGASCGTKDLKSGRTCLHMASEEANVELLNIFLDQPSSLYVVNVKTFSGNTALHIVSSLQNHKTQVEAVKLLMRKGADPGSRNFENDLPSQLVPEGPVGLKVRQILKGKYFHA, encoded by the exons ATGACCTCCTTAAACATGTTGAATTCAAGAGGGTACGACACCAGAGGAAGCGAGATTCTGCCAATGTTAACCAACTTCAACCAGAACAATGATG gCTTTCTTATCACTGATCCCAGGCCACCAGAATACGTACACACTGTGCACAAGAAGACTGTGAAAGAACTGCTCATGATGAGACGCCAG aagcTGAACTGCTCACAGGACGACAACAACTTTGtgcatacatttaaatgtgCAAAATCTGAAGCTTTTCCCAATGACCTGAGTCCTCACCTGTTGGGCCCTTCAGGACCGGTTAACTCCAACATTATGAATAATGTCCCCCATGCTTCTCCTGAAAATGGTCACATTGCCCCACAAGAACATCTGCAAAATCTGCCTCTGCAGGGACAAGTGGCTCTGACTGCTGAAGTAAAAATGACTTTATTTCACTGGCAAGTACAGCGAGAGACACAGAGGCTTGAAAGAGTTTCTCCTGAGCTGCTGAACATGCAAGATGCGGATGGTGACAC TTGTCTTCACATAGCAGTGGCACAAGGTAGACGGCCTCTGGCTTATGGGCTTGCTACAAAAATGGCTCAATGTGGCTCTCTGGACACGAAGGAACACAATGGGCAG ACAGCTCTTCAGATAGCAGCTGCCACTAACCAGCAGTTCATAGTTCAGGATCTGCTGGCACATGGAGCACAAATCAACACTCGAGACGTCTGGGGCCGATCTCCTTTACATGTGTGTGCTGAGAAAGgccatttttccagtcttcag AGCATCTGGAGGACCCTTATGGGGACTGGGCAGCCGATTGATATTGAAATGTTCAATTATGATG GTTTAACTCCGCTACATGCAGCAGTCTTGTCTCACAACGCTGTTGTTAAAGACATGAGGAGTCTGGTGAAGATTTGTTCATTTATGGCAAAGGAGCTGGAGCAGAGGTCACAGAAGTATGTTGAGTGTATTAAGACTCTGCTGCTCATGGGTGCCTCCTGTGGGACAAAG GATCTAAAAAGTGGAAGGACGTGTCTTCACATGGCTTCTGAGGAGGCAAATGTGGAGCTGTTGAACATTTTCCTTGACCAGCCATCTTCACTGTATGTTGTCAATGTTAAG ACATTCAGTGGAAACACAGCCCTGCACATTGTCAGCTCTTTGCAAAATCATAAAACTCAAGTAGAAGCAGTGAAGCTGCTGATGAGAAAAGGCGCAGACCCGGGGAGCAGGAACTTTGAAAATGACCTGCCATCTCAACTGGTGCCTGAAGGACCCGTTGGTTTAAAG GTGCGGCAGATCCTGAAAGGGAAATATTTTCATGCTTAA
- the nfkbiz gene encoding NF-kappa-B inhibitor zeta isoform X2, whose protein sequence is MTSLNMLNSRGYDTRGSEILPMLTNFNQNNDGFLITDPRPPEYVHTVHKKTVKELLMMRRQKLNCSQDDNNFVHTFKCAKSEAFPNDLSPHLLGPSGPVNSNIMNNVPHASPENGHIAPQEHLQNLPLQGQVALTAEVKMTLFHCCLHIAVAQGRRPLAYGLATKMAQCGSLDTKEHNGQTALQIAAATNQQFIVQDLLAHGAQINTRDVWGRSPLHVCAEKGHFSSLQSIWRTLMGTGQPIDIEMFNYDGLTPLHAAVLSHNAVVKDMRSLVKICSFMAKELEQRSQKYVECIKTLLLMGASCGTKDLKSGRTCLHMASEEANVELLNIFLDQPSSLYVVNVKTFSGNTALHIVSSLQNHKTQVEAVKLLMRKGADPGSRNFENDLPSQLVPEGPVGLKVRQILKGKYFHA, encoded by the exons ATGACCTCCTTAAACATGTTGAATTCAAGAGGGTACGACACCAGAGGAAGCGAGATTCTGCCAATGTTAACCAACTTCAACCAGAACAATGATG gCTTTCTTATCACTGATCCCAGGCCACCAGAATACGTACACACTGTGCACAAGAAGACTGTGAAAGAACTGCTCATGATGAGACGCCAG aagcTGAACTGCTCACAGGACGACAACAACTTTGtgcatacatttaaatgtgCAAAATCTGAAGCTTTTCCCAATGACCTGAGTCCTCACCTGTTGGGCCCTTCAGGACCGGTTAACTCCAACATTATGAATAATGTCCCCCATGCTTCTCCTGAAAATGGTCACATTGCCCCACAAGAACATCTGCAAAATCTGCCTCTGCAGGGACAAGTGGCTCTGACTGCTGAAGTAAAAATGACTTTATTTCACTG TTGTCTTCACATAGCAGTGGCACAAGGTAGACGGCCTCTGGCTTATGGGCTTGCTACAAAAATGGCTCAATGTGGCTCTCTGGACACGAAGGAACACAATGGGCAG ACAGCTCTTCAGATAGCAGCTGCCACTAACCAGCAGTTCATAGTTCAGGATCTGCTGGCACATGGAGCACAAATCAACACTCGAGACGTCTGGGGCCGATCTCCTTTACATGTGTGTGCTGAGAAAGgccatttttccagtcttcag AGCATCTGGAGGACCCTTATGGGGACTGGGCAGCCGATTGATATTGAAATGTTCAATTATGATG GTTTAACTCCGCTACATGCAGCAGTCTTGTCTCACAACGCTGTTGTTAAAGACATGAGGAGTCTGGTGAAGATTTGTTCATTTATGGCAAAGGAGCTGGAGCAGAGGTCACAGAAGTATGTTGAGTGTATTAAGACTCTGCTGCTCATGGGTGCCTCCTGTGGGACAAAG GATCTAAAAAGTGGAAGGACGTGTCTTCACATGGCTTCTGAGGAGGCAAATGTGGAGCTGTTGAACATTTTCCTTGACCAGCCATCTTCACTGTATGTTGTCAATGTTAAG ACATTCAGTGGAAACACAGCCCTGCACATTGTCAGCTCTTTGCAAAATCATAAAACTCAAGTAGAAGCAGTGAAGCTGCTGATGAGAAAAGGCGCAGACCCGGGGAGCAGGAACTTTGAAAATGACCTGCCATCTCAACTGGTGCCTGAAGGACCCGTTGGTTTAAAG GTGCGGCAGATCCTGAAAGGGAAATATTTTCATGCTTAA
- the LOC144512756 gene encoding glycerol kinase isoform X1 gives MNDTMAASSHRIMLGPLVAAIDQGTSSTRFLVFNAKTAELLSHHQVEIKQSFPKEGWVEEDPKEILQSVFECMERTCEKLTQLNIDISNIKAIGVTNQRETTLVWDKETGEPLYNAIVWLDLRTQSTVERLINKTPGRNKNHLKHKTGLPISTYFSAVKLRWLMDNVDEVHEAVVSHRAMFGTVDSWLIWCLTGGKSGGVHCTDVTNASRTMLFNIHTLEWDPELCKYFGIPMEILPRVRSSSEIYGLMKICSSLKSGALSGIPISGCLGDQSAALVGQMCFQDGQAKNTYGTGCFLLRNTGAKPVMSDHGLLTTVAYKLGRDKPACYALEGSVAIAGAVVRWLQDNLGIIGSSEELEKLAASVGTSYGCYFVPAFSGLYAPYWEPSARGIICGLTQFTNKSHVAFAALEAVCFQTREILDAMNQDSGIPLTQLQVDGGMTSNRLLMQLQADILCIPVVKPSMPETTALGAAMAAGAAEGVSVWSLSPEDLSEVTSEKFEPQINPEESEFRYARWKKAVQKSMNWETTEPVGNGNGESSIFSSVPLGFYIMGSMLMLIGANYLAGRD, from the exons ATGAACGACACCATGGCCGCGTCCTCACACCGGATAATGTTGGGGCCGCTGGTTGCTGCCATCGACCAGGGAACGAGCTCCACTCGATTTTTG GTGTTTAATGCAAAAACAGCAGAGCTCCTCAGCCATCATCAGGTAGAAATCAAACAGAGCTTCCCTAAAGAAGG ATGGGTGGAAGAAGACCCCAAAGAAATTCTGCAGTCGGTGTTCGAGTGCATGGAGCGGACGTGTGAAAAACTCACCCAGCTCAACATAGACATCTCAAACATTAAAG CTATTGGAGTGACCAACCAAAGAGAGACTACACTTGTTTGGGACAAAGAGACAGGGGAGCCCCTCTACAATGCAATCG TTTGGCTGGACCTGCGGACTCAATCAACAGTTGAACGTCTAATTAACAAAACTCCAGGAAGGAATAAGAACCACTTGAAG CATAAAACGGGGCTCCCGATCAGCACTTACTTTAGCGCCGTGAAACTTCGCTGGCTGATGGACAACGTGGACGAGGTCCATGAAGCTGTCGTGTCTCACCGTGCCATGTTCGGCACCGTGGACTCCTGGCTCATTTGG TGTTTGACAGGAGGCAAGTCAGGCGGCGTCCACTGCACAGATGTGACCAACGCCAGCAGAACCATGCTGTTTAACATTCACACCTTGGAATGGGACCCAGAACTATGCAA ATATTTTGGTATTCCCATGGAGATCTTGCCCAGAGTGAGGAGTTCTTCAGAAATCTATGGTCTCATG AAAATATGTTCTAGCCTG AAATCTGGAGCTCTTTCAGGTATCCCCATTTCAGGG TGTCTTGGGGATCAGTCAGCAGCTCTAGTTGGACAGATGTGTTTTCAGGACGGGCAGGCAAAAAACAC GTATGGAACTGGCTGCTTTCTCCTGCGAAACACTGGAGCTAAG CCTGTAATGTCTGACCACGGTCTTCTGACCACTGTGGCGTACAAACTTGGTCGGGACAAACCTGCCTGTTACGCTCTAGAG GGCTCTGTGGCCATTGCAGGAGCTGTGGTTCGTTGGCTGCAAGACAATCTCGGGATCATCGGCTCATCTGAAGAGCTCG AGAAGTTGGCTGCGTCAGTTGGTACATCCTACGGCTGTTACTTTGTTCCTGCATTCTCGGGTCTTTATGCACCTTACTGGGAGCCCAGTGCCAGAGG GATCATTTGTGGGTTAACTCAGTTTACTAATAAGAGTCACGTCGCGTTTGCTGCACTGGAAGCAGTGTGTTTCCAGACCCGAGAG ATTCTGGACGCCATGAATCAGGACAGTGGCATCCCGCTAACTCAGCTCCAGGTGGATGGAGGAATGACGTCCAACCGGCTGCTGATGCAGCTGCAGGCAGACATTCTCTGTATCCCTGTTG TGAAGCCGTCCATGCCCGAGACCACTGCTCTCGGAGCAGCGATGGCGGCGGGAGCAGCAGAGGGGGTGAGTGTGTGGAGTCTGAGCCCAGAGGACCTGAGTGAAGTCACCTCTGAGAAGTTCGAGCCTCAGATCAACCCTGAAG AGAGCGAGTTTCGGTACGCTCGATGGAAGAAGGCGGTTCAGAAATCCATGAACTGGGAGACGACAGAGCCTGTTGGTAATGGAAACG GTGAAAGTAGCATCTTCAGCAGCGTCCCCCTGGGCTTTTACATCATGGGCAGCATGTTGATGTTAATTGGTGCAAATTACCTCGCAG GCCGTGACTAG
- the LOC144512756 gene encoding glycerol kinase isoform X2: MNDTMAASSHRIMLGPLVAAIDQGTSSTRFLVFNAKTAELLSHHQVEIKQSFPKEGWVEEDPKEILQSVFECMERTCEKLTQLNIDISNIKAIGVTNQRETTLVWDKETGEPLYNAIVWLDLRTQSTVERLINKTPGRNKNHLKHKTGLPISTYFSAVKLRWLMDNVDEVHEAVVSHRAMFGTVDSWLIWCLTGGKSGGVHCTDVTNASRTMLFNIHTLEWDPELCKYFGIPMEILPRVRSSSEIYGLMKSGALSGIPISGCLGDQSAALVGQMCFQDGQAKNTYGTGCFLLRNTGAKPVMSDHGLLTTVAYKLGRDKPACYALEGSVAIAGAVVRWLQDNLGIIGSSEELEKLAASVGTSYGCYFVPAFSGLYAPYWEPSARGIICGLTQFTNKSHVAFAALEAVCFQTREILDAMNQDSGIPLTQLQVDGGMTSNRLLMQLQADILCIPVVKPSMPETTALGAAMAAGAAEGVSVWSLSPEDLSEVTSEKFEPQINPEESEFRYARWKKAVQKSMNWETTEPVGNGNGESSIFSSVPLGFYIMGSMLMLIGANYLAGRD, from the exons ATGAACGACACCATGGCCGCGTCCTCACACCGGATAATGTTGGGGCCGCTGGTTGCTGCCATCGACCAGGGAACGAGCTCCACTCGATTTTTG GTGTTTAATGCAAAAACAGCAGAGCTCCTCAGCCATCATCAGGTAGAAATCAAACAGAGCTTCCCTAAAGAAGG ATGGGTGGAAGAAGACCCCAAAGAAATTCTGCAGTCGGTGTTCGAGTGCATGGAGCGGACGTGTGAAAAACTCACCCAGCTCAACATAGACATCTCAAACATTAAAG CTATTGGAGTGACCAACCAAAGAGAGACTACACTTGTTTGGGACAAAGAGACAGGGGAGCCCCTCTACAATGCAATCG TTTGGCTGGACCTGCGGACTCAATCAACAGTTGAACGTCTAATTAACAAAACTCCAGGAAGGAATAAGAACCACTTGAAG CATAAAACGGGGCTCCCGATCAGCACTTACTTTAGCGCCGTGAAACTTCGCTGGCTGATGGACAACGTGGACGAGGTCCATGAAGCTGTCGTGTCTCACCGTGCCATGTTCGGCACCGTGGACTCCTGGCTCATTTGG TGTTTGACAGGAGGCAAGTCAGGCGGCGTCCACTGCACAGATGTGACCAACGCCAGCAGAACCATGCTGTTTAACATTCACACCTTGGAATGGGACCCAGAACTATGCAA ATATTTTGGTATTCCCATGGAGATCTTGCCCAGAGTGAGGAGTTCTTCAGAAATCTATGGTCTCATG AAATCTGGAGCTCTTTCAGGTATCCCCATTTCAGGG TGTCTTGGGGATCAGTCAGCAGCTCTAGTTGGACAGATGTGTTTTCAGGACGGGCAGGCAAAAAACAC GTATGGAACTGGCTGCTTTCTCCTGCGAAACACTGGAGCTAAG CCTGTAATGTCTGACCACGGTCTTCTGACCACTGTGGCGTACAAACTTGGTCGGGACAAACCTGCCTGTTACGCTCTAGAG GGCTCTGTGGCCATTGCAGGAGCTGTGGTTCGTTGGCTGCAAGACAATCTCGGGATCATCGGCTCATCTGAAGAGCTCG AGAAGTTGGCTGCGTCAGTTGGTACATCCTACGGCTGTTACTTTGTTCCTGCATTCTCGGGTCTTTATGCACCTTACTGGGAGCCCAGTGCCAGAGG GATCATTTGTGGGTTAACTCAGTTTACTAATAAGAGTCACGTCGCGTTTGCTGCACTGGAAGCAGTGTGTTTCCAGACCCGAGAG ATTCTGGACGCCATGAATCAGGACAGTGGCATCCCGCTAACTCAGCTCCAGGTGGATGGAGGAATGACGTCCAACCGGCTGCTGATGCAGCTGCAGGCAGACATTCTCTGTATCCCTGTTG TGAAGCCGTCCATGCCCGAGACCACTGCTCTCGGAGCAGCGATGGCGGCGGGAGCAGCAGAGGGGGTGAGTGTGTGGAGTCTGAGCCCAGAGGACCTGAGTGAAGTCACCTCTGAGAAGTTCGAGCCTCAGATCAACCCTGAAG AGAGCGAGTTTCGGTACGCTCGATGGAAGAAGGCGGTTCAGAAATCCATGAACTGGGAGACGACAGAGCCTGTTGGTAATGGAAACG GTGAAAGTAGCATCTTCAGCAGCGTCCCCCTGGGCTTTTACATCATGGGCAGCATGTTGATGTTAATTGGTGCAAATTACCTCGCAG GCCGTGACTAG